In the genome of Bicyclus anynana chromosome 23, ilBicAnyn1.1, whole genome shotgun sequence, one region contains:
- the LOC112053329 gene encoding apoptosis-inducing factor 1, mitochondrial-like isoform X3, with product MLRAIANVYIESQSRTRRDALQIFRVCNYSSVRGDDKAYFYRKLTDERQRSRDAEPTPAPADATDAPEPPLPARAEDLPPHAEFLLVGAGTAAFAAMRAIRSARPDAHVLLVGAEPALPYMRPPLSKELWREPAPADAAARPDALTFRQWNGRRRSLAYEPAAFYAPPERMRAAGPGAALARGWRVERLDPAARRAVLAAPGGLRHELSYGAALLATGARPRRVPALAAAAAAGRSLALRDVRDARRLARALDAPGVRTVAVVGGGFLATELSAALAARLAAEGAGRRVLQLFREEAPLARVLPPYLAAEAARRLEAEGVRLRARAEVLAGEVGAAGDVVLRLADGAEERAQLVVECAGAEPAAELAAAAGLELDGARGGVLVNGELAARAGLWAAGDVASFYDEALGRRRVEHHDHAVVSGRLAGENMAGVAPPRVYRHQSMFWSDLGPQLGYEAVGIVDSRLRTVGVFSAEATAGEAAGAGDAGQAPEHAGRAPQRYERGVVFYLREERVVGVLLWNLFNRLHVARQLLALDAAPDLFEAAKLFAPQDE from the exons ATGCTTCGAGCAATTGCAAACGTTTACATCGAGAGCCAGTCTCGGACCAGACGGGATGCTTTGCAAATATTTC GAGTTTGCAATTATTCCAGCGTGCGTGGAGATGACAAG GCGTACTTCTACCGGAAACTGACCGACGAGCGCCAGCGCTCCCGCGACGCCGAGCCGacgcccgcgcccgccgacGCGACCGACGCGCCCGAGCCGCCGCTGCCGGCGCGCGCCGAAGACCTGCCGCCGCACGCCGAGTTCCTGCTGGTGGGCGCCGGCACCGCCGCCTTCGCCGCCATGCGCGCCATCCGCAGCGCGCGCCCCGACGCGCACGTGCTGCTGGTGGGCGCCGAGCCCGCGCTGCCCTACATGCGGCCGCCGCTCAGCAAGGAGCTGTGGCGCGAGCCGGCGCCGGCCGACGCCGCCGCGCGCCCCGACGCGCTGACCTTCCGCCAGTGGAACGGGCGCCGCCGCAGCCTCGCCTACGAGCCGGCCGCCTTCTACGCGCCGCCCGAGCGCATGCGCGCCGCGGGCCCCGGCGCCGCGCTGGCCCGCGGCTGGCGCGTGGAGCGCCTCGAccccgccgcgcgccgcgccgtGCTGGCGGCGCCGGGCGGCCTGCGCCACGAGCTGTCGTACGGCGCCGCGCTGCTGGCCACGggcgcgcgcccgcgccgcgtGCCGGCgctggccgccgccgccgccgccggccgcTCGCTGGCGCTGCGCGACGTGCGCGACGCGCGGCGGCTGGCGCGCGCGCTGGACGCGCCCGGCGTGCGCACCGTGGCCGTGGTGGGCGGCGGCTTCCTGGCGACAGAGCTGAgcgcggcgctggcggcgcGGCTGGCGGCCGAGGGCGCGGGCCGGCGCGTGCTGCAGCTGTTCCGCGAGGAGGCGCCGCTGGCGCGCGTGCTGCCGCCGTACCTGGCGGCGGAGGCGGCGCGGCGCCTGGAGGCCGAGGGCGTGCGGCTGCGGGCGCGCGCCGAGGTGCTGGCGGGCGAGGTGGGCGCGGCGGGCGACGTGGTGCTGCGGCTGGCGGACGGCGCGGAGGAGCGCGCGCAGCTGGTGGTGGAGTGCGCGGGCGCGGAGCCGGCGGCCgagctggcggcggcggcggggctGGAGCTAgacggcgcgcgcggcggcgtgCTGGTGAACGGCGagctggcggcgcgcgcggggCTGTGGGCGGCGGGCGACGTGGCCAGCTTCTACGACGAGGCGCTGGGGCGGCGCCGCGTGGAGCACCACGACCACGCCGTGGTGTCGGGGCGCCTGGCGGGCGAGAACATGGCGGGCGTGGCGCCGCCGCGGGTGTACCGCCACCAGAGTATGTTCTGGAGCGACCTCGGCCCGCAGCTCGGCTACGAGGCCGTCGGCATCGTCGACTCGCGCCTGCGCACCGTGGGCGTGTTCTCGGCCGAGGCGACGGCGGGCGaggcggcgggggcgggggaCGCCGGGCAGGCGCCGGAGCACGCCGGGCGGGCGCCGCAGCGCTACGAGCGCGGGGTGGTGTTCTACCTGCGCGAGGAGCGCGTGGTGGGCGTGCTGCTGTGGAACCTGTTCAACCGGCTGCACGTGGCGCGCCAGCTGCTGGCGCTGGACGCGGCGCCCGACTTGTTCGAGGCGGCCAAGCTGTTCGCGCCGCAGGACGAGTAG
- the LOC112053329 gene encoding apoptosis-inducing factor 1, mitochondrial-like isoform X2 gives MLRAIANVYIESQSRTRRDALQIFRVCNYSSVRGDDKTVLAGERRAGPAPRTPPQPGPEPPPPAARRRRAWAALAALAASASLGGAYFYRKLTDERQRSRDAEPTPAPADATDAPEPPLPARAEDLPPHAEFLLVGAGTAAFAAMRAIRSARPDAHVLLVGAEPALPYMRPPLSKELWREPAPADAAARPDALTFRQWNGRRRSLAYEPAAFYAPPERMRAAGPGAALARGWRVERLDPAARRAVLAAPGGLRHELSYGAALLATGARPRRVPALAAAAAAGRSLALRDVRDARRLARALDAPGVRTVAVVGGGFLATELSAALAARLAAEGAGRRVLQLFREEAPLARVLPPYLAAEAARRLEAEGVRLRARAEVLAGEVGAAGDVVLRLADGAEERAQLVVECAGAEPAAELAAAAGLELDGARGGVLVNGELAARAGLWAAGDVASFYDEALGRRRVEHHDHAVVSGRLAGENMAGVAPPRVYRHQSMFWSDLGPQLGYEAVGIVDSRLRTVGVFSAEATAGEAAGAGDAGQAPEHAGRAPQRYERGVVFYLREERVVGVLLWNLFNRLHVARQLLALDAAPDLFEAAKLFAPQDE, from the exons ATGCTTCGAGCAATTGCAAACGTTTACATCGAGAGCCAGTCTCGGACCAGACGGGATGCTTTGCAAATATTTC GAGTTTGCAATTATTCCAGCGTGCGTGGAGATGACAAG ACCGTGCTGGCGGGCGAGCGGCGCGCCGGCCCGGCGCCCCGGACGCCGCCGCAGCCCGGCCCCGagccgccgccgccggccgcgcgccgccgccgcgcctgGGCCGCGCTGGCGGCGCTCGCGGCCTCCGCGTCGCTGGGCGGG GCGTACTTCTACCGGAAACTGACCGACGAGCGCCAGCGCTCCCGCGACGCCGAGCCGacgcccgcgcccgccgacGCGACCGACGCGCCCGAGCCGCCGCTGCCGGCGCGCGCCGAAGACCTGCCGCCGCACGCCGAGTTCCTGCTGGTGGGCGCCGGCACCGCCGCCTTCGCCGCCATGCGCGCCATCCGCAGCGCGCGCCCCGACGCGCACGTGCTGCTGGTGGGCGCCGAGCCCGCGCTGCCCTACATGCGGCCGCCGCTCAGCAAGGAGCTGTGGCGCGAGCCGGCGCCGGCCGACGCCGCCGCGCGCCCCGACGCGCTGACCTTCCGCCAGTGGAACGGGCGCCGCCGCAGCCTCGCCTACGAGCCGGCCGCCTTCTACGCGCCGCCCGAGCGCATGCGCGCCGCGGGCCCCGGCGCCGCGCTGGCCCGCGGCTGGCGCGTGGAGCGCCTCGAccccgccgcgcgccgcgccgtGCTGGCGGCGCCGGGCGGCCTGCGCCACGAGCTGTCGTACGGCGCCGCGCTGCTGGCCACGggcgcgcgcccgcgccgcgtGCCGGCgctggccgccgccgccgccgccggccgcTCGCTGGCGCTGCGCGACGTGCGCGACGCGCGGCGGCTGGCGCGCGCGCTGGACGCGCCCGGCGTGCGCACCGTGGCCGTGGTGGGCGGCGGCTTCCTGGCGACAGAGCTGAgcgcggcgctggcggcgcGGCTGGCGGCCGAGGGCGCGGGCCGGCGCGTGCTGCAGCTGTTCCGCGAGGAGGCGCCGCTGGCGCGCGTGCTGCCGCCGTACCTGGCGGCGGAGGCGGCGCGGCGCCTGGAGGCCGAGGGCGTGCGGCTGCGGGCGCGCGCCGAGGTGCTGGCGGGCGAGGTGGGCGCGGCGGGCGACGTGGTGCTGCGGCTGGCGGACGGCGCGGAGGAGCGCGCGCAGCTGGTGGTGGAGTGCGCGGGCGCGGAGCCGGCGGCCgagctggcggcggcggcggggctGGAGCTAgacggcgcgcgcggcggcgtgCTGGTGAACGGCGagctggcggcgcgcgcggggCTGTGGGCGGCGGGCGACGTGGCCAGCTTCTACGACGAGGCGCTGGGGCGGCGCCGCGTGGAGCACCACGACCACGCCGTGGTGTCGGGGCGCCTGGCGGGCGAGAACATGGCGGGCGTGGCGCCGCCGCGGGTGTACCGCCACCAGAGTATGTTCTGGAGCGACCTCGGCCCGCAGCTCGGCTACGAGGCCGTCGGCATCGTCGACTCGCGCCTGCGCACCGTGGGCGTGTTCTCGGCCGAGGCGACGGCGGGCGaggcggcgggggcgggggaCGCCGGGCAGGCGCCGGAGCACGCCGGGCGGGCGCCGCAGCGCTACGAGCGCGGGGTGGTGTTCTACCTGCGCGAGGAGCGCGTGGTGGGCGTGCTGCTGTGGAACCTGTTCAACCGGCTGCACGTGGCGCGCCAGCTGCTGGCGCTGGACGCGGCGCCCGACTTGTTCGAGGCGGCCAAGCTGTTCGCGCCGCAGGACGAGTAG
- the LOC112053329 gene encoding apoptosis-inducing factor 1, mitochondrial-like isoform X1, with translation MLRAIANVYIESQSRTRRDALQIFRVCNYSSVRGDDKPLSRKLRKFRTTVLAGERRAGPAPRTPPQPGPEPPPPAARRRRAWAALAALAASASLGGAYFYRKLTDERQRSRDAEPTPAPADATDAPEPPLPARAEDLPPHAEFLLVGAGTAAFAAMRAIRSARPDAHVLLVGAEPALPYMRPPLSKELWREPAPADAAARPDALTFRQWNGRRRSLAYEPAAFYAPPERMRAAGPGAALARGWRVERLDPAARRAVLAAPGGLRHELSYGAALLATGARPRRVPALAAAAAAGRSLALRDVRDARRLARALDAPGVRTVAVVGGGFLATELSAALAARLAAEGAGRRVLQLFREEAPLARVLPPYLAAEAARRLEAEGVRLRARAEVLAGEVGAAGDVVLRLADGAEERAQLVVECAGAEPAAELAAAAGLELDGARGGVLVNGELAARAGLWAAGDVASFYDEALGRRRVEHHDHAVVSGRLAGENMAGVAPPRVYRHQSMFWSDLGPQLGYEAVGIVDSRLRTVGVFSAEATAGEAAGAGDAGQAPEHAGRAPQRYERGVVFYLREERVVGVLLWNLFNRLHVARQLLALDAAPDLFEAAKLFAPQDE, from the exons ATGCTTCGAGCAATTGCAAACGTTTACATCGAGAGCCAGTCTCGGACCAGACGGGATGCTTTGCAAATATTTC GAGTTTGCAATTATTCCAGCGTGCGTGGAGATGACAAG CCGCTCTCGAGGAAGCTACGGAAGTTCAGAACG ACCGTGCTGGCGGGCGAGCGGCGCGCCGGCCCGGCGCCCCGGACGCCGCCGCAGCCCGGCCCCGagccgccgccgccggccgcgcgccgccgccgcgcctgGGCCGCGCTGGCGGCGCTCGCGGCCTCCGCGTCGCTGGGCGGG GCGTACTTCTACCGGAAACTGACCGACGAGCGCCAGCGCTCCCGCGACGCCGAGCCGacgcccgcgcccgccgacGCGACCGACGCGCCCGAGCCGCCGCTGCCGGCGCGCGCCGAAGACCTGCCGCCGCACGCCGAGTTCCTGCTGGTGGGCGCCGGCACCGCCGCCTTCGCCGCCATGCGCGCCATCCGCAGCGCGCGCCCCGACGCGCACGTGCTGCTGGTGGGCGCCGAGCCCGCGCTGCCCTACATGCGGCCGCCGCTCAGCAAGGAGCTGTGGCGCGAGCCGGCGCCGGCCGACGCCGCCGCGCGCCCCGACGCGCTGACCTTCCGCCAGTGGAACGGGCGCCGCCGCAGCCTCGCCTACGAGCCGGCCGCCTTCTACGCGCCGCCCGAGCGCATGCGCGCCGCGGGCCCCGGCGCCGCGCTGGCCCGCGGCTGGCGCGTGGAGCGCCTCGAccccgccgcgcgccgcgccgtGCTGGCGGCGCCGGGCGGCCTGCGCCACGAGCTGTCGTACGGCGCCGCGCTGCTGGCCACGggcgcgcgcccgcgccgcgtGCCGGCgctggccgccgccgccgccgccggccgcTCGCTGGCGCTGCGCGACGTGCGCGACGCGCGGCGGCTGGCGCGCGCGCTGGACGCGCCCGGCGTGCGCACCGTGGCCGTGGTGGGCGGCGGCTTCCTGGCGACAGAGCTGAgcgcggcgctggcggcgcGGCTGGCGGCCGAGGGCGCGGGCCGGCGCGTGCTGCAGCTGTTCCGCGAGGAGGCGCCGCTGGCGCGCGTGCTGCCGCCGTACCTGGCGGCGGAGGCGGCGCGGCGCCTGGAGGCCGAGGGCGTGCGGCTGCGGGCGCGCGCCGAGGTGCTGGCGGGCGAGGTGGGCGCGGCGGGCGACGTGGTGCTGCGGCTGGCGGACGGCGCGGAGGAGCGCGCGCAGCTGGTGGTGGAGTGCGCGGGCGCGGAGCCGGCGGCCgagctggcggcggcggcggggctGGAGCTAgacggcgcgcgcggcggcgtgCTGGTGAACGGCGagctggcggcgcgcgcggggCTGTGGGCGGCGGGCGACGTGGCCAGCTTCTACGACGAGGCGCTGGGGCGGCGCCGCGTGGAGCACCACGACCACGCCGTGGTGTCGGGGCGCCTGGCGGGCGAGAACATGGCGGGCGTGGCGCCGCCGCGGGTGTACCGCCACCAGAGTATGTTCTGGAGCGACCTCGGCCCGCAGCTCGGCTACGAGGCCGTCGGCATCGTCGACTCGCGCCTGCGCACCGTGGGCGTGTTCTCGGCCGAGGCGACGGCGGGCGaggcggcgggggcgggggaCGCCGGGCAGGCGCCGGAGCACGCCGGGCGGGCGCCGCAGCGCTACGAGCGCGGGGTGGTGTTCTACCTGCGCGAGGAGCGCGTGGTGGGCGTGCTGCTGTGGAACCTGTTCAACCGGCTGCACGTGGCGCGCCAGCTGCTGGCGCTGGACGCGGCGCCCGACTTGTTCGAGGCGGCCAAGCTGTTCGCGCCGCAGGACGAGTAG